In the genome of Muntiacus reevesi chromosome 5, mMunRee1.1, whole genome shotgun sequence, one region contains:
- the LOC136168694 gene encoding uncharacterized protein — protein sequence MSSTSVQTSGTTLAPTSSATSVQTRRINSAPTTSATSVQTSGTTSAPTTSATSVQTSGTTSAPTTSSTTVQMSGTTSAPTTSATSGQTSGTTSAPATSATSVQTSGTTSAPATSAASVQTSGTTSALATSATSVQTSGTTSAPTPSATSVQTSGTTSAPTSSATSVQTSGTTSAPTTSATSAQTRSTTSAPTPSATSVQTSGTTSAPTSSATSVQTSGTTSAPTTSATSVQTSGTTSAPTTSATSCNLCADKHHNLGSYNHCNHCADRKHNLGSYNQCNLCADEWHNLSSYNQCNLCADKEDKLGSYTQCNLCADERHNLGSFNHCNLCADKHHNLGSYNHCNLCAEERHNLGSYNQCNLCADERHNLGSCNQCSLCADERHNLGSFNHCNLCADKHHNLGSYNHCNLCAEERHNLGSYTQCNLCTDERHNLGSYIQCNLCADERHNLGSYNQCNLCADEQGG from the exons ATGAGCTCAACCTCTGTGCAGACGAGCGGCACAACCTTGGCTCCTACAAGCAGTGCAACCTCTGTGCAGACAAGGAGGATAAACTCGGCTCCTACAACCAGTGCAACCTCTGTGCAGACGAGCGGCACAACCTCGGCTCCTACAACCAGTGCAACCTCTGTGCAGACGAGCGGCACAACCTCGGCTCCTACAACGAGCTCAACCACTGTGCAGATGAGCGGCACAACCTCGGCTCCTACAACCAGTGCAACCTCTGGGCAGACGAGCGGCACAACCTCGGCTCCTGCAACCAGTGCAACCTCTGTGCAGACGAGCGGCACAACCTCGGCTCCTGCAACCAGTGCAGCCTCTGTGCAGACGAGCGGCACAACCTCGGCTCTGGCAACCAGTGCAACCTCTGTGCAGACGAGCGGCACAACCTCGGCTCCTACACCCAGTGCAACCTCTGTGCAGACGAGCGGCACAACCTCGGCTCCTACATCCAGTGCAACCTCTGTGCAGACGAGCGGCACAACCTCGGCTCCTACAACCAGTGCAACCTCTGCGCAGACGAGGAGCACAACCTCGGCTCCTACACCCAGTGCAACCTCTGTGCAGACGAGCGGCACAACCTCGGCTCCTACATCCAGTGCAACCTCTGTGCAGACGAGCGGCACAACCTCGGCTCCTACAACCAGTGCAACCTCTGTGCAGACGAGTGGCACAACCTCAGCTCCTACAACCAGTGCAACCTCT TGCAACCTCTGTGCAGACAAGCACCATAACCTCGGCTCCTACAACCACTGCAACCACTGTGCAGACAGGAAGCACAACCTCGGCTCCTACAACCAGTGCAACCTCTGTGCAGACGAGTGGCACAACCTCAGCTCCTACAACCAGTGCAACCTCTGTGCAGACAAGGAGGATAAACTCGGCTCCTACACCCAGTGCAACCTCTGTGCAGACGAGCGGCACAACCTCGGCTCCTTCAACCACTGCAACCTCTGTGCAGACAAGCACCATAACCTCGGCTCCTACAACCACTGCAACCTCTGTGCAGAGGAGCGGCACAACCTCGGCTCCTACAACCAGTGCAACCTCTGTGCAGACGAGCGGCACAACCTCGGCTCCTGCAACCAGTGCAGCCTCTGTGCAGACGAGCGGCACAACCTCGGCTCCTTCAACCACTGCAACCTCTGTGCAGACAAGCACCATAACCTCGGCTCCTACAACCACTGCAACCTCTGTGCAGAGGAGCGGCACAACCTCGGCTCCTACACCCAGTGCAACCTCTGTACAGACGAGCGGCACAACCTCGGCTCCTACATCCAGTGCAACCTCTGTGCAGACGAGCGGCACAACCTCGGCTCCTACAACCAGTGCAACCTCTGTGCAGACGA ACAAGGAGGATAA